The genomic DNA TTGTCTTATCTGTCAAAAAATCTACTACAGCTTGTCTGAGAACATCTGGTGGTAAACCTGCTTCTAACAACCAGTCAGCTAACCGTTTAGCCTGTTCCTCAGTGAGTTGAAATTCTAATAATACTTGGTCAAAAATCTGGTTAATTTGCGCTTCTAAAAAATTTTCTTGTCGTGCCAAAACTTTGAGGAGACGGGGTAAAGATTCTCCTAATAAATCTCGCAAAATACTGGCGACAACTTTGATACTTTTTTGGTTTGTATCTCCCTGAACTTGCTCAATTGCTAGTTGCAATAGCCAGAGAATAGCACTTTGCACCCGTTCTGTTTCTAAAAGTCGCTTGGCCAGTTTTTGTAGTTCTTCTGGGGTTAACAAAGACCCCATAATAGTATTAGAAATATTTTTTGCTAACCGTTCCTGATTACGGGGAATCAATCCGGGAGTAAAAGGTACTCTGCGCCCAAATACATAAATAGAGCGATAAGGGCGAAATAGCATTTTGATGGCTATATCATTGGTGAAATAGCCGATAATTCCACCCAAAATTGGGGGCGATACATAAAGCCAGAGATGTGACCAATCCACAGTATTTTGGATTAGAGGGTTACGATTTATGAACTACTAACACTCCCATCATACCGTTAGAAATGGGGTAGTGTGTGATGTTGACAAAACCTGCTTGTTGTGATATCTCGACTTGTTTTTTACCACTAGGGAAGCGGTCGAGACTGGGGCTAATATAAGCATATTCGTCTTTTACACCTAAATTAGTGGCTAGGGGAACGACGAGATGATCTAAATACCACTGCTGAAACGTGCGGAAAATTTGGTTACTAGGACGATGGAAATCTAAAATAGCTGCTTTTTTTCCGGGTTTAAGGACGCGATAAATTTCTTGGAGACTAAGAGGAATATCTTTAACATTTCTGAGACCATAACCCATGGTGATGGCATCAAATTGGTTGTCTTCAAAGGGTAATTTGAGGACATCAGCTTCTATCCAAGTGATCGGGGGTTGGGGGTAATATTTTTGACTGCGTTCTTGGGCAGCGGCGAGTAAGTTACAGGAGAAGTCTACACCATAAACTGTTCCTGTATGTCCTACACGACGGGCTAGTTGAAAAGTTAAATCACCACTACCACAACACAAATCTAAACAAGTATCT from Okeanomitos corallinicola TIOX110 includes the following:
- the ubiE gene encoding bifunctional demethylmenaquinone methyltransferase/2-methoxy-6-polyprenyl-1,4-benzoquinol methylase UbiE, with the protein product MNQEVREIFNRIAPVYDQLNDWLSLGQHRIWKEMTVKWSAAKPGDTCLDLCCGSGDLTFQLARRVGHTGTVYGVDFSCNLLAAAQERSQKYYPQPPITWIEADVLKLPFEDNQFDAITMGYGLRNVKDIPLSLQEIYRVLKPGKKAAILDFHRPSNQIFRTFQQWYLDHLVVPLATNLGVKDEYAYISPSLDRFPSGKKQVEISQQAGFVNITHYPISNGMMGVLVVHKS